In the genome of Hippoglossus hippoglossus isolate fHipHip1 chromosome 12, fHipHip1.pri, whole genome shotgun sequence, one region contains:
- the git2b gene encoding ARF GTPase-activating protein GIT2b isoform X6, whose protein sequence is MSKRVRSREVCADCSAPEPRWASVNRGVLICDECCSIHRGLGRHSSQVRHLTHSPWPPSQLQMVQTLYGNGANSIWEHSLLDPSSSVSGKRKANPQDRVHPNKTEFIKAKYQMLAYVHKMPCREDDSVTAKDLSKQLHSSVRTGNLETCLRLLSLGAQANFFHPEKGNTPLHIAAKAGQVLQAELLAVYGADPGALDSSGKTPIDYARQAGHQELAERLVEIQYELTDRLTFYLCGRRPDHRNGQHFIIPQMADSSLDLSEFAKAAKKKLQSLSNHQFEELAMDVYDEVDRRETDAVWLVTQNHSTLVTDTTVVPFLPVNPEYSSTRNQGRQKLARFSAHEFATLVIDILTDAKRRQWGNSCDSPKENVELILQGIDSRHNSDSQDNDQPDYDSVASDEDPVHEATCGDSCNDGRTKSSESSDLSDGPITVQEFMEVKSALTASEAKIQQLLKVNCHLSEELRSMQSKLSTLQTENTTLRWQTPSGQQNTQGPLGRHPPRGGRAMSMYETGSNPKHFSHRAETAKHEDGVVLQPFPTNIGRGPLGTAASSLPTFPSSLSWSRDERSRRGCSLEGRSTMLESDNDTTPNHSEMEEIGSPPSASDTMESEAEGEEDATLPCTEDVICKTEQITKNIQELLRAAQETKHESFLPCSEKICVAVKEMAALFPKRPSSDTVRGSLCLLTSSASRLHGECHKAADHSPCPSDIQLVTQQVIQCAYDIAKAAKQLVTVTTKENNN, encoded by the exons ATGGTGCAGACGCTGTACGGCAATGGAGCTAATTCCATATGGGAGCATAGCCTTCTGGACCCTTCCTCCTCAGTGAGTGGGAAGCGTAAAGCAAATCCCCAGGACAGAGTTCA tccCAACAAGACAGAGTTCATCAAGGCCAAATATCAAATGCTGGCGTATGTCCATAAAATGCCTTGTCGGGAGGATGATAGTGTTACCGCAAAAGACCTCAGCAAG CAACTACACTCCAGTGTTCGGACTGGAAACCTGGAGACCTGCCTTAGGCTCTTATCTCTGGGAGCACAGGCCAACTTCTTCCATCCA GAGAAGGGAAACACCCCACTACACATAGCAGCAAAAGCAGGTCAGGTGTTGCAAGCAGAGCTGTTGGCAGTTTATGGAGCTGATCCCGGAGCTCTGGACTCCAGCGGAAAGACCCCCATTGATTATGCAAG ACAAGCTGGGCACCAGGAGCTGGCAGAGCGGCTCGTGGAGATCCAGTATGAACTCACTGACCGGTTAACATTTTACCTTTGTGGTAGAAGACCGG ATCACAGAAATGGGCAACACTTCATCATTCCTCAGATGGCAGACAG CAGTCTGGATTTGTCGGAGTTTGCAAAAGCTGcaaagaagaagctgcagtcg CTAAGTAACCATCAGTTTGAAGAACTTGCCATGGATGTTTATGATGAAGTCGACAGGAGGGAAACAGATGCCG tgtGGTTGGTCACTCAGAACCACAGCACACTTGTAACCGACACCACGGTTGTACCTTTTCTGCCGGTCAACCCAGAGTACTCATCTACCAGAAACCAG ggtCGCCAAAAATTGGCAAGGTTCAGTGCTCATGAATTTGCCACCCTGGTGATCGATATCCTAACTGATGCTAAACGGCGGCAGTGGGGTAATTCCTGTGACAGTCCCAAAG AGAATGTGGAGCTGATCCTTCAGGGAATAGACAGTCGCCACAACAGTGATAGCCAGGACAATGATCAGCCAGATTACGACAGTGTTGCATCAGACGAGGATCCAGTACACGAGGCCACTTGTGGGGACAGCTGCAACGATGGAAGGACCAAG AGCTCGGAGTCGTCGGACCTCTCTGATGGACCAATCACAGTGCAGGAATTCATGGAGGTGAAGAGCGCCCTCACTGCGTCAGAAGCCAAAATACAGCAGCTTCTCAAAGTCAACTGTCACCTCAGTGAAGAGCTGCGGTCGATGCAGAGCAAG TTGAGCACCCTgcagactgaaaacacaacccTGCGATGGCAGACCCCCAGCGGACAGCAAAACACCCAGGGGCCCCTTGGTCGACACCCACCCCGCGGGGGTCGCGCCATGTCGATGTATGAGACAGGATCTAATCCGAAGCACTTCTCCCACCGAGCCGAAACAGCCAAGCACGAGGATGGAGTCGTTTTACAACCTTTCCCAACCAAT ATTGGGAGGGGTCCTTTGGGGACGGCTGCGTCCTCCCTCCCTaccttcccctcctccctgtcctggTCGAGGGACGAGAGATCTCGAAGG GGCTGTAGTTTAGAGGGACGGAGCACCATGCTGGAGAGTGACAACGACACTACACCCAACCACTCTGAAATGGAGGAGATTGG AAGTCCTCCTTCAGCCTCTGATACGATGGAGTCGGAGGCGGAGGGTGAGGAAGACGCCACCCTGCCGTGCACAGAGGACGTCATCTGTAAGACAGAGCAGATCACCAAGAACATACAGGAGCTTCTCAGGGCTGCTCAGGAGACTAAACATGAAAG CTTTCTGCCCTGCTCTGAGAAGATCTGCGTGGCCGTGAAGGAGATGGCCGCCCTGTTTCCCAAG AGGCCGTCCTCTGACACCGTGCGAGGGTCTCTGTGTCTGCTCACTTCGAGTGCCAGCCGGCTGCACGGAGAGTGCCACAAGGCCGCCGATCACAGCCCGTGCCCGTCGGACATCCAGCTGGTCACTCAGCAGGTCATCCAGTGCGCCTATGACATTGCCAAAGCCGCCAAGCAACTTGTCACTGTgacaaccaaagaaaataaCAACTAA
- the git2b gene encoding ARF GTPase-activating protein GIT2b isoform X8 yields the protein MSKRVRSREVCADCSAPEPRWASVNRGVLICDECCSIHRGLGRHSSQVRHLTHSPWPPSQLQMVQTLYGNGANSIWEHSLLDPSSSVSGKRKANPQDRVHPNKTEFIKAKYQMLAYVHKMPCREDDSVTAKDLSKQLHSSVRTGNLETCLRLLSLGAQANFFHPEKGNTPLHIAAKAGQVLQAELLAVYGADPGALDSSGKTPIDYARQAGHQELAERLVEIQYELTDRLTFYLCGRRPDHRNGQHFIIPQMADSSLDLSEFAKAAKKKLQSLSNHQFEELAMDVYDEVDRRETDAVWLVTQNHSTLVTDTTVVPFLPVNPEYSSTRNQGRQKLARFSAHEFATLVIDILTDAKRRQWGNSCDSPKENVELILQGIDSRHNSDSQDNDQPDYDSVASDEDPVHEATCGDSCNDGRTKSSESSDLSDGPITVQEFMEVKSALTASEAKIQQLLKVNCHLSEELRSMQSKLSTLQTENTTLRWQTPSGQQNTQGPLGRHPPRGGRAMSMYETGSNPKHFSHRAETAKHEDGVVLQPFPTNGCSLEGRSTMLESDNDTTPNHSEMEEIGSPPSASDTMESEAEGEEDATLPCTEDVICKTEQITKNIQELLRAAQETKHESFLPCSEKICVAVKEMAALFPKRPSSDTVRGSLCLLTSSASRLHGECHKAADHSPCPSDIQLVTQQVIQCAYDIAKAAKQLVTVTTKENNN from the exons ATGGTGCAGACGCTGTACGGCAATGGAGCTAATTCCATATGGGAGCATAGCCTTCTGGACCCTTCCTCCTCAGTGAGTGGGAAGCGTAAAGCAAATCCCCAGGACAGAGTTCA tccCAACAAGACAGAGTTCATCAAGGCCAAATATCAAATGCTGGCGTATGTCCATAAAATGCCTTGTCGGGAGGATGATAGTGTTACCGCAAAAGACCTCAGCAAG CAACTACACTCCAGTGTTCGGACTGGAAACCTGGAGACCTGCCTTAGGCTCTTATCTCTGGGAGCACAGGCCAACTTCTTCCATCCA GAGAAGGGAAACACCCCACTACACATAGCAGCAAAAGCAGGTCAGGTGTTGCAAGCAGAGCTGTTGGCAGTTTATGGAGCTGATCCCGGAGCTCTGGACTCCAGCGGAAAGACCCCCATTGATTATGCAAG ACAAGCTGGGCACCAGGAGCTGGCAGAGCGGCTCGTGGAGATCCAGTATGAACTCACTGACCGGTTAACATTTTACCTTTGTGGTAGAAGACCGG ATCACAGAAATGGGCAACACTTCATCATTCCTCAGATGGCAGACAG CAGTCTGGATTTGTCGGAGTTTGCAAAAGCTGcaaagaagaagctgcagtcg CTAAGTAACCATCAGTTTGAAGAACTTGCCATGGATGTTTATGATGAAGTCGACAGGAGGGAAACAGATGCCG tgtGGTTGGTCACTCAGAACCACAGCACACTTGTAACCGACACCACGGTTGTACCTTTTCTGCCGGTCAACCCAGAGTACTCATCTACCAGAAACCAG ggtCGCCAAAAATTGGCAAGGTTCAGTGCTCATGAATTTGCCACCCTGGTGATCGATATCCTAACTGATGCTAAACGGCGGCAGTGGGGTAATTCCTGTGACAGTCCCAAAG AGAATGTGGAGCTGATCCTTCAGGGAATAGACAGTCGCCACAACAGTGATAGCCAGGACAATGATCAGCCAGATTACGACAGTGTTGCATCAGACGAGGATCCAGTACACGAGGCCACTTGTGGGGACAGCTGCAACGATGGAAGGACCAAG AGCTCGGAGTCGTCGGACCTCTCTGATGGACCAATCACAGTGCAGGAATTCATGGAGGTGAAGAGCGCCCTCACTGCGTCAGAAGCCAAAATACAGCAGCTTCTCAAAGTCAACTGTCACCTCAGTGAAGAGCTGCGGTCGATGCAGAGCAAG TTGAGCACCCTgcagactgaaaacacaacccTGCGATGGCAGACCCCCAGCGGACAGCAAAACACCCAGGGGCCCCTTGGTCGACACCCACCCCGCGGGGGTCGCGCCATGTCGATGTATGAGACAGGATCTAATCCGAAGCACTTCTCCCACCGAGCCGAAACAGCCAAGCACGAGGATGGAGTCGTTTTACAACCTTTCCCAACCAAT GGCTGTAGTTTAGAGGGACGGAGCACCATGCTGGAGAGTGACAACGACACTACACCCAACCACTCTGAAATGGAGGAGATTGG AAGTCCTCCTTCAGCCTCTGATACGATGGAGTCGGAGGCGGAGGGTGAGGAAGACGCCACCCTGCCGTGCACAGAGGACGTCATCTGTAAGACAGAGCAGATCACCAAGAACATACAGGAGCTTCTCAGGGCTGCTCAGGAGACTAAACATGAAAG CTTTCTGCCCTGCTCTGAGAAGATCTGCGTGGCCGTGAAGGAGATGGCCGCCCTGTTTCCCAAG AGGCCGTCCTCTGACACCGTGCGAGGGTCTCTGTGTCTGCTCACTTCGAGTGCCAGCCGGCTGCACGGAGAGTGCCACAAGGCCGCCGATCACAGCCCGTGCCCGTCGGACATCCAGCTGGTCACTCAGCAGGTCATCCAGTGCGCCTATGACATTGCCAAAGCCGCCAAGCAACTTGTCACTGTgacaaccaaagaaaataaCAACTAA
- the git2b gene encoding ARF GTPase-activating protein GIT2b isoform X5, which produces MSKRVRSREVCADCSAPEPRWASVNRGVLICDECCSIHRGLGRHSSQVRHLTHSPWPPSQLQMVQTLYGNGANSIWEHSLLDPSSSVSGKRKANPQDRVHPNKTEFIKAKYQMLAYVHKMPCREDDSVTAKDLSKQLHSSVRTGNLETCLRLLSLGAQANFFHPEKGNTPLHIAAKAGQVLQAELLAVYGADPGALDSSGKTPIDYARQAGHQELAERLVEIQYELTDRLTFYLCGRRPDHRNGQHFIIPQMADSLDLSEFAKAAKKKLQSLSNHQFEELAMDVYDEVDRRETDAVWLVTQNHSTLVTDTTVVPFLPVNPEYSSTRNQGRQKLARFSAHEFATLVIDILTDAKRRQWGNSCDSPKENVELILQGIDSRHNSDSQDNDQPDYDSVASDEDPVHEATCGDSCNDGRTKVNSSESSDLSDGPITVQEFMEVKSALTASEAKIQQLLKVNCHLSEELRSMQSKLSTLQTENTTLRWQTPSGQQNTQGPLGRHPPRGGRAMSMYETGSNPKHFSHRAETAKHEDGVVLQPFPTNIGRGPLGTAASSLPTFPSSLSWSRDERSRRGCSLEGRSTMLESDNDTTPNHSEMEEIGSPPSASDTMESEAEGEEDATLPCTEDVICKTEQITKNIQELLRAAQETKHESFLPCSEKICVAVKEMAALFPKRPSSDTVRGSLCLLTSSASRLHGECHKAADHSPCPSDIQLVTQQVIQCAYDIAKAAKQLVTVTTKENNN; this is translated from the exons ATGGTGCAGACGCTGTACGGCAATGGAGCTAATTCCATATGGGAGCATAGCCTTCTGGACCCTTCCTCCTCAGTGAGTGGGAAGCGTAAAGCAAATCCCCAGGACAGAGTTCA tccCAACAAGACAGAGTTCATCAAGGCCAAATATCAAATGCTGGCGTATGTCCATAAAATGCCTTGTCGGGAGGATGATAGTGTTACCGCAAAAGACCTCAGCAAG CAACTACACTCCAGTGTTCGGACTGGAAACCTGGAGACCTGCCTTAGGCTCTTATCTCTGGGAGCACAGGCCAACTTCTTCCATCCA GAGAAGGGAAACACCCCACTACACATAGCAGCAAAAGCAGGTCAGGTGTTGCAAGCAGAGCTGTTGGCAGTTTATGGAGCTGATCCCGGAGCTCTGGACTCCAGCGGAAAGACCCCCATTGATTATGCAAG ACAAGCTGGGCACCAGGAGCTGGCAGAGCGGCTCGTGGAGATCCAGTATGAACTCACTGACCGGTTAACATTTTACCTTTGTGGTAGAAGACCGG ATCACAGAAATGGGCAACACTTCATCATTCCTCAGATGGCAGACAG TCTGGATTTGTCGGAGTTTGCAAAAGCTGcaaagaagaagctgcagtcg CTAAGTAACCATCAGTTTGAAGAACTTGCCATGGATGTTTATGATGAAGTCGACAGGAGGGAAACAGATGCCG tgtGGTTGGTCACTCAGAACCACAGCACACTTGTAACCGACACCACGGTTGTACCTTTTCTGCCGGTCAACCCAGAGTACTCATCTACCAGAAACCAG ggtCGCCAAAAATTGGCAAGGTTCAGTGCTCATGAATTTGCCACCCTGGTGATCGATATCCTAACTGATGCTAAACGGCGGCAGTGGGGTAATTCCTGTGACAGTCCCAAAG AGAATGTGGAGCTGATCCTTCAGGGAATAGACAGTCGCCACAACAGTGATAGCCAGGACAATGATCAGCCAGATTACGACAGTGTTGCATCAGACGAGGATCCAGTACACGAGGCCACTTGTGGGGACAGCTGCAACGATGGAAGGACCAAGGTTAAT AGCTCGGAGTCGTCGGACCTCTCTGATGGACCAATCACAGTGCAGGAATTCATGGAGGTGAAGAGCGCCCTCACTGCGTCAGAAGCCAAAATACAGCAGCTTCTCAAAGTCAACTGTCACCTCAGTGAAGAGCTGCGGTCGATGCAGAGCAAG TTGAGCACCCTgcagactgaaaacacaacccTGCGATGGCAGACCCCCAGCGGACAGCAAAACACCCAGGGGCCCCTTGGTCGACACCCACCCCGCGGGGGTCGCGCCATGTCGATGTATGAGACAGGATCTAATCCGAAGCACTTCTCCCACCGAGCCGAAACAGCCAAGCACGAGGATGGAGTCGTTTTACAACCTTTCCCAACCAAT ATTGGGAGGGGTCCTTTGGGGACGGCTGCGTCCTCCCTCCCTaccttcccctcctccctgtcctggTCGAGGGACGAGAGATCTCGAAGG GGCTGTAGTTTAGAGGGACGGAGCACCATGCTGGAGAGTGACAACGACACTACACCCAACCACTCTGAAATGGAGGAGATTGG AAGTCCTCCTTCAGCCTCTGATACGATGGAGTCGGAGGCGGAGGGTGAGGAAGACGCCACCCTGCCGTGCACAGAGGACGTCATCTGTAAGACAGAGCAGATCACCAAGAACATACAGGAGCTTCTCAGGGCTGCTCAGGAGACTAAACATGAAAG CTTTCTGCCCTGCTCTGAGAAGATCTGCGTGGCCGTGAAGGAGATGGCCGCCCTGTTTCCCAAG AGGCCGTCCTCTGACACCGTGCGAGGGTCTCTGTGTCTGCTCACTTCGAGTGCCAGCCGGCTGCACGGAGAGTGCCACAAGGCCGCCGATCACAGCCCGTGCCCGTCGGACATCCAGCTGGTCACTCAGCAGGTCATCCAGTGCGCCTATGACATTGCCAAAGCCGCCAAGCAACTTGTCACTGTgacaaccaaagaaaataaCAACTAA
- the git2b gene encoding ARF GTPase-activating protein GIT2b isoform X4 has product MSKRVRSREVCADCSAPEPRWASVNRGVLICDECCSIHRGLGRHSSQVRHLTHSPWPPSQLQMVQTLYGNGANSIWEHSLLDPSSSVSGKRKANPQDRVHPNKTEFIKAKYQMLAYVHKMPCREDDSVTAKDLSKQLHSSVRTGNLETCLRLLSLGAQANFFHPEKGNTPLHIAAKAGQVLQAELLAVYGADPGALDSSGKTPIDYARQAGHQELAERLVEIQYELTDRLTFYLCGRRPDHRNGQHFIIPQMADSSLDLSEFAKAAKKKLQSLSNHQFEELAMDVYDEVDRRETDAVWLVTQNHSTLVTDTTVVPFLPVNPEYSSTRNQGRQKLARFSAHEFATLVIDILTDAKRRQWGNSCDSPKENVELILQGIDSRHNSDSQDNDQPDYDSVASDEDPVHEATCGDSCNDGRTKVNSSESSDLSDGPITVQEFMEVKSALTASEAKIQQLLKVNCHLSEELRSMQSKLSTLQTENTTLRWQTPSGQQNTQGPLGRHPPRGGRAMSMYETGSNPKHFSHRAETAKHEDGVVLQPFPTNIGRGPLGTAASSLPTFPSSLSWSRDERSRRGCSLEGRSTMLESDNDTTPNHSEMEEIGSPPSASDTMESEAEGEEDATLPCTEDVICKTEQITKNIQELLRAAQETKHESFLPCSEKICVAVKEMAALFPKRPSSDTVRGSLCLLTSSASRLHGECHKAADHSPCPSDIQLVTQQVIQCAYDIAKAAKQLVTVTTKENNN; this is encoded by the exons ATGGTGCAGACGCTGTACGGCAATGGAGCTAATTCCATATGGGAGCATAGCCTTCTGGACCCTTCCTCCTCAGTGAGTGGGAAGCGTAAAGCAAATCCCCAGGACAGAGTTCA tccCAACAAGACAGAGTTCATCAAGGCCAAATATCAAATGCTGGCGTATGTCCATAAAATGCCTTGTCGGGAGGATGATAGTGTTACCGCAAAAGACCTCAGCAAG CAACTACACTCCAGTGTTCGGACTGGAAACCTGGAGACCTGCCTTAGGCTCTTATCTCTGGGAGCACAGGCCAACTTCTTCCATCCA GAGAAGGGAAACACCCCACTACACATAGCAGCAAAAGCAGGTCAGGTGTTGCAAGCAGAGCTGTTGGCAGTTTATGGAGCTGATCCCGGAGCTCTGGACTCCAGCGGAAAGACCCCCATTGATTATGCAAG ACAAGCTGGGCACCAGGAGCTGGCAGAGCGGCTCGTGGAGATCCAGTATGAACTCACTGACCGGTTAACATTTTACCTTTGTGGTAGAAGACCGG ATCACAGAAATGGGCAACACTTCATCATTCCTCAGATGGCAGACAG CAGTCTGGATTTGTCGGAGTTTGCAAAAGCTGcaaagaagaagctgcagtcg CTAAGTAACCATCAGTTTGAAGAACTTGCCATGGATGTTTATGATGAAGTCGACAGGAGGGAAACAGATGCCG tgtGGTTGGTCACTCAGAACCACAGCACACTTGTAACCGACACCACGGTTGTACCTTTTCTGCCGGTCAACCCAGAGTACTCATCTACCAGAAACCAG ggtCGCCAAAAATTGGCAAGGTTCAGTGCTCATGAATTTGCCACCCTGGTGATCGATATCCTAACTGATGCTAAACGGCGGCAGTGGGGTAATTCCTGTGACAGTCCCAAAG AGAATGTGGAGCTGATCCTTCAGGGAATAGACAGTCGCCACAACAGTGATAGCCAGGACAATGATCAGCCAGATTACGACAGTGTTGCATCAGACGAGGATCCAGTACACGAGGCCACTTGTGGGGACAGCTGCAACGATGGAAGGACCAAGGTTAAT AGCTCGGAGTCGTCGGACCTCTCTGATGGACCAATCACAGTGCAGGAATTCATGGAGGTGAAGAGCGCCCTCACTGCGTCAGAAGCCAAAATACAGCAGCTTCTCAAAGTCAACTGTCACCTCAGTGAAGAGCTGCGGTCGATGCAGAGCAAG TTGAGCACCCTgcagactgaaaacacaacccTGCGATGGCAGACCCCCAGCGGACAGCAAAACACCCAGGGGCCCCTTGGTCGACACCCACCCCGCGGGGGTCGCGCCATGTCGATGTATGAGACAGGATCTAATCCGAAGCACTTCTCCCACCGAGCCGAAACAGCCAAGCACGAGGATGGAGTCGTTTTACAACCTTTCCCAACCAAT ATTGGGAGGGGTCCTTTGGGGACGGCTGCGTCCTCCCTCCCTaccttcccctcctccctgtcctggTCGAGGGACGAGAGATCTCGAAGG GGCTGTAGTTTAGAGGGACGGAGCACCATGCTGGAGAGTGACAACGACACTACACCCAACCACTCTGAAATGGAGGAGATTGG AAGTCCTCCTTCAGCCTCTGATACGATGGAGTCGGAGGCGGAGGGTGAGGAAGACGCCACCCTGCCGTGCACAGAGGACGTCATCTGTAAGACAGAGCAGATCACCAAGAACATACAGGAGCTTCTCAGGGCTGCTCAGGAGACTAAACATGAAAG CTTTCTGCCCTGCTCTGAGAAGATCTGCGTGGCCGTGAAGGAGATGGCCGCCCTGTTTCCCAAG AGGCCGTCCTCTGACACCGTGCGAGGGTCTCTGTGTCTGCTCACTTCGAGTGCCAGCCGGCTGCACGGAGAGTGCCACAAGGCCGCCGATCACAGCCCGTGCCCGTCGGACATCCAGCTGGTCACTCAGCAGGTCATCCAGTGCGCCTATGACATTGCCAAAGCCGCCAAGCAACTTGTCACTGTgacaaccaaagaaaataaCAACTAA
- the git2b gene encoding ARF GTPase-activating protein GIT2b isoform X2, whose translation MSKRVRSREVCADCSAPEPRWASVNRGVLICDECCSIHRGLGRHSSQVRHLTHSPWPPSQLQMVQTLYGNGANSIWEHSLLDPSSSVSGKRKANPQDRVHPNKTEFIKAKYQMLAYVHKMPCREDDSVTAKDLSKQLHSSVRTGNLETCLRLLSLGAQANFFHPEKGNTPLHIAAKAGQVLQAELLAVYGADPGALDSSGKTPIDYARQAGHQELAERLVEIQYELTDRLTFYLCGRRPDHRNGQHFIIPQMADRNNLDLSEFAKAAKKKLQSLSNHQFEELAMDVYDEVDRRETDAVWLVTQNHSTLVTDTTVVPFLPVNPEYSSTRNQGRQKLARFSAHEFATLVIDILTDAKRRQWGNSCDSPKENVELILQGIDSRHNSDSQDNDQPDYDSVASDEDPVHEATCGDSCNDGRTKVNSSESSDLSDGPITVQEFMEVKSALTASEAKIQQLLKVNCHLSEELRSMQSKLSTLQTENTTLRWQTPSGQQNTQGPLGRHPPRGGRAMSMYETGSNPKHFSHRAETAKHEDGVVLQPFPTNIGRGPLGTAASSLPTFPSSLSWSRDERSRRGCSLEGRSTMLESDNDTTPNHSEMEEIGSPPSASDTMESEAEGEEDATLPCTEDVICKTEQITKNIQELLRAAQETKHESFLPCSEKICVAVKEMAALFPKRPSSDTVRGSLCLLTSSASRLHGECHKAADHSPCPSDIQLVTQQVIQCAYDIAKAAKQLVTVTTKENNN comes from the exons ATGGTGCAGACGCTGTACGGCAATGGAGCTAATTCCATATGGGAGCATAGCCTTCTGGACCCTTCCTCCTCAGTGAGTGGGAAGCGTAAAGCAAATCCCCAGGACAGAGTTCA tccCAACAAGACAGAGTTCATCAAGGCCAAATATCAAATGCTGGCGTATGTCCATAAAATGCCTTGTCGGGAGGATGATAGTGTTACCGCAAAAGACCTCAGCAAG CAACTACACTCCAGTGTTCGGACTGGAAACCTGGAGACCTGCCTTAGGCTCTTATCTCTGGGAGCACAGGCCAACTTCTTCCATCCA GAGAAGGGAAACACCCCACTACACATAGCAGCAAAAGCAGGTCAGGTGTTGCAAGCAGAGCTGTTGGCAGTTTATGGAGCTGATCCCGGAGCTCTGGACTCCAGCGGAAAGACCCCCATTGATTATGCAAG ACAAGCTGGGCACCAGGAGCTGGCAGAGCGGCTCGTGGAGATCCAGTATGAACTCACTGACCGGTTAACATTTTACCTTTGTGGTAGAAGACCGG ATCACAGAAATGGGCAACACTTCATCATTCCTCAGATGGCAGACAG AAATAA TCTGGATTTGTCGGAGTTTGCAAAAGCTGcaaagaagaagctgcagtcg CTAAGTAACCATCAGTTTGAAGAACTTGCCATGGATGTTTATGATGAAGTCGACAGGAGGGAAACAGATGCCG tgtGGTTGGTCACTCAGAACCACAGCACACTTGTAACCGACACCACGGTTGTACCTTTTCTGCCGGTCAACCCAGAGTACTCATCTACCAGAAACCAG ggtCGCCAAAAATTGGCAAGGTTCAGTGCTCATGAATTTGCCACCCTGGTGATCGATATCCTAACTGATGCTAAACGGCGGCAGTGGGGTAATTCCTGTGACAGTCCCAAAG AGAATGTGGAGCTGATCCTTCAGGGAATAGACAGTCGCCACAACAGTGATAGCCAGGACAATGATCAGCCAGATTACGACAGTGTTGCATCAGACGAGGATCCAGTACACGAGGCCACTTGTGGGGACAGCTGCAACGATGGAAGGACCAAGGTTAAT AGCTCGGAGTCGTCGGACCTCTCTGATGGACCAATCACAGTGCAGGAATTCATGGAGGTGAAGAGCGCCCTCACTGCGTCAGAAGCCAAAATACAGCAGCTTCTCAAAGTCAACTGTCACCTCAGTGAAGAGCTGCGGTCGATGCAGAGCAAG TTGAGCACCCTgcagactgaaaacacaacccTGCGATGGCAGACCCCCAGCGGACAGCAAAACACCCAGGGGCCCCTTGGTCGACACCCACCCCGCGGGGGTCGCGCCATGTCGATGTATGAGACAGGATCTAATCCGAAGCACTTCTCCCACCGAGCCGAAACAGCCAAGCACGAGGATGGAGTCGTTTTACAACCTTTCCCAACCAAT ATTGGGAGGGGTCCTTTGGGGACGGCTGCGTCCTCCCTCCCTaccttcccctcctccctgtcctggTCGAGGGACGAGAGATCTCGAAGG GGCTGTAGTTTAGAGGGACGGAGCACCATGCTGGAGAGTGACAACGACACTACACCCAACCACTCTGAAATGGAGGAGATTGG AAGTCCTCCTTCAGCCTCTGATACGATGGAGTCGGAGGCGGAGGGTGAGGAAGACGCCACCCTGCCGTGCACAGAGGACGTCATCTGTAAGACAGAGCAGATCACCAAGAACATACAGGAGCTTCTCAGGGCTGCTCAGGAGACTAAACATGAAAG CTTTCTGCCCTGCTCTGAGAAGATCTGCGTGGCCGTGAAGGAGATGGCCGCCCTGTTTCCCAAG AGGCCGTCCTCTGACACCGTGCGAGGGTCTCTGTGTCTGCTCACTTCGAGTGCCAGCCGGCTGCACGGAGAGTGCCACAAGGCCGCCGATCACAGCCCGTGCCCGTCGGACATCCAGCTGGTCACTCAGCAGGTCATCCAGTGCGCCTATGACATTGCCAAAGCCGCCAAGCAACTTGTCACTGTgacaaccaaagaaaataaCAACTAA